A DNA window from Streptomyces asoensis contains the following coding sequences:
- a CDS encoding NAD(P)H-binding protein, translating to MIVVSAASGAFGRLVVGRLLDLVPADRVGVAVRDPGKVPDLAARGVHVRLGDYDDPATLRTAFEGADRLLLISSPELDPSRRTVQHRAALGAARAGGVGSVVYTSFLGADTQADGMTAAHHATERELASGGLPHTLLRHPFYSEAFLHSGLRAAVASGELADGTGGRGINTASRGDLAEAAARVLTEDHHVGRAYDFTGVLWTYDELADTLSGVSGRPVVRRERDPAPGAQGWLETQVRSGALERQTDDLQRVLGHPPTGLAQTVTAILDQD from the coding sequence ATGATTGTCGTATCGGCCGCCTCGGGGGCGTTCGGCCGGCTGGTCGTCGGCCGGTTGCTGGACCTGGTGCCCGCCGACCGCGTGGGGGTCGCGGTGCGTGACCCCGGCAAGGTCCCGGATCTCGCGGCTCGCGGGGTCCATGTCCGGCTCGGCGACTACGACGACCCGGCGACGCTGCGCACCGCGTTCGAGGGCGCCGACCGGCTGCTGCTGATCTCCTCCCCCGAGCTGGATCCCTCACGCCGTACCGTCCAGCACCGGGCGGCGCTCGGCGCGGCCCGCGCCGGCGGCGTCGGATCGGTCGTCTACACCAGTTTCCTCGGGGCCGACACGCAGGCCGACGGCATGACCGCCGCCCATCACGCCACCGAGCGTGAACTGGCATCCGGGGGACTCCCGCACACCCTGCTGCGGCACCCCTTCTACAGCGAGGCGTTCCTGCACAGCGGACTGCGCGCGGCCGTCGCCTCGGGTGAACTGGCCGACGGCACGGGAGGGCGCGGCATCAACACCGCGTCCCGCGGCGACCTCGCGGAGGCCGCGGCCCGCGTCCTCACCGAGGACCACCACGTCGGACGGGCCTACGACTTCACCGGCGTCCTGTGGACCTACGACGAGCTCGCCGACACGCTCAGCGGCGTCTCCGGCAGGCCTGTCGTCCGGCGGGAGCGGGATCCCGCTCCCGGCGCGCAGGGCTGGCTGGAGACCCAGGTGCGCTCCGGCGCGCTGGAGCGGCAGACCGACGACCTCCAACGCGTCCTCGGCCACCCGCCCACCGGCCTCGCGCAGACCGTCACAGCGATCCTCGACCAGGACTGA
- a CDS encoding pyridoxal phosphate-dependent decarboxylase family protein — translation MDLQHWLGRAAHAVQDWADTFGPYAPHPSLAVDDERFAAAFERFTGRLEDNYPFFHPRYAGQMLKPPHPAAVVGYLTAMLINPNNHALDGGPATAAMEREVVASLATMFGYDTHLGHLTTSGTVANLEALFVARELHPGRGIAHSADAHYTHGRMCHVLGTKGHPVPTDGRGRMDLDALDDLLRTGDVGTVVLTTGTTGLGAVDPVHLALPIARRHGVRVHVDAAYGGFFTLLAGADGPEGIPAEPWRAVARCDSIVVDPHKHGLQPYGCGAVLFRDPEVGRFYLHDSPYTYFTSAGLHLGEISLECSRAGASAAALWLTFQLLPPTPEGLGRVLAAGRRAALDWSRLIDESPYLTLYQKPELDIVSYFPALEPATLSGIDAASGRILADGMAAPDPVFLSTLRADREAFTARHPGITADADGARILRSVLMKPESEHHVEHLHARVEHLTGPH, via the coding sequence GTGGACCTTCAGCACTGGCTCGGTCGAGCCGCTCACGCCGTGCAGGACTGGGCCGACACCTTCGGCCCGTACGCGCCCCACCCGTCGCTCGCGGTGGACGACGAGCGCTTCGCCGCCGCCTTCGAGCGGTTCACGGGACGGCTGGAGGACAACTACCCCTTCTTCCACCCGCGGTACGCCGGGCAGATGCTCAAGCCCCCGCACCCCGCCGCCGTGGTCGGCTACCTCACGGCGATGCTGATCAACCCCAACAACCACGCCCTGGACGGCGGACCCGCCACCGCGGCCATGGAACGCGAGGTCGTCGCCTCGCTGGCCACGATGTTCGGCTACGACACGCACCTCGGCCACCTCACCACCAGCGGCACCGTCGCCAACCTCGAAGCGCTCTTCGTGGCCCGCGAACTCCACCCCGGCCGGGGGATCGCCCACAGCGCCGACGCCCACTACACCCATGGCCGGATGTGCCATGTCCTCGGGACGAAGGGCCATCCCGTCCCCACCGACGGCCGGGGCCGCATGGACCTCGACGCACTCGACGACCTCTTGCGCACCGGGGACGTCGGCACCGTCGTCCTCACCACCGGCACCACGGGACTCGGCGCCGTCGACCCGGTCCACCTCGCCCTGCCGATCGCCCGGCGCCACGGCGTCCGCGTCCACGTCGACGCGGCGTACGGCGGGTTCTTCACGCTGCTCGCCGGCGCCGACGGCCCCGAGGGGATACCCGCCGAGCCCTGGCGTGCCGTCGCCCGGTGCGACTCGATCGTGGTCGACCCGCACAAGCACGGACTCCAGCCCTACGGCTGCGGGGCCGTCCTCTTCCGCGATCCCGAGGTCGGCCGTTTCTACCTCCACGACTCGCCGTACACCTACTTCACCTCCGCCGGACTCCACCTCGGAGAGATCAGCCTGGAGTGCTCACGGGCCGGCGCCTCGGCCGCCGCCCTCTGGCTCACCTTCCAGCTTCTCCCGCCGACCCCCGAAGGTCTCGGACGCGTCCTGGCGGCGGGTCGCCGAGCCGCACTCGATTGGTCCCGGCTCATCGACGAGTCACCGTATCTGACGCTCTATCAAAAGCCCGAGCTGGACATCGTGAGCTACTTCCCCGCCCTCGAACCGGCCACCCTGTCCGGCATCGACGCGGCCTCGGGCCGCATTCTCGCCGACGGCATGGCCGCGCCCGACCCGGTCTTCCTGAGCACTCTCAGGGCCGACCGCGAGGCCTTCACCGCACGACACCCCGGGATCACTGCGGACGCCGACGGCGCCCGGATCCTGCGCAGCGTCCTGATGAAGCCGGAGTCGGAACACCACGTCGAGCACCTCCACGCCCGAGTCGAGCACCTCACCGGCCCCCACTGA
- a CDS encoding MarR family winged helix-turn-helix transcriptional regulator → MNETPQPDAEAAARAADSPLVRDFGLLIKSATRLEQRIDAALRRECGISHTMLEVLIRLCRGPAEEISQRRLADDLTLTSSGTTRLLDRMEGAGLVRRVPSPEDRRVALVEPTPAGRTTFLRAAAVHAEMVERFFVGPLSAGDYRRLTAALGEIDRALREAAD, encoded by the coding sequence ATGAACGAGACCCCGCAGCCGGACGCCGAGGCCGCCGCGCGCGCCGCAGACAGCCCGCTCGTCCGTGACTTCGGCCTGCTGATCAAGTCCGCGACCCGTCTGGAACAGCGGATCGACGCCGCCCTCCGGCGGGAGTGCGGGATCAGCCACACGATGCTCGAAGTGCTCATCAGGCTGTGCCGCGGGCCCGCCGAGGAGATCTCGCAACGGCGGCTGGCGGACGACCTCACCCTCACCAGCAGCGGAACGACCCGGTTGCTCGACCGGATGGAGGGGGCCGGCCTGGTCCGCCGGGTACCGTCCCCCGAGGACCGCCGGGTGGCCCTGGTGGAACCGACCCCCGCAGGCCGTACGACGTTCCTGCGTGCCGCGGCGGTCCACGCGGAGATGGTGGAGAGGTTCTTCGTCGGCCCGCTGTCCGCCGGTGACTACCGGCGGCTGACCGCCGCCCTGGGCGAGATCGACAGGGCGCTGCGCGAGGCCGCCGACTGA